The window aatcctGGAATGGTTCCAATTGCAGCAATAACTGTTTCTAGGTAAGGATCGTGGTGATGGCAATGCCCAGCGACGTACGACAAATAGGCCCATGCTGAACCCACGACAACACCAACACCtcttaaaaagaaaacccAAAAAGTACCTCCCACGTTGGGTTCCATACATAGAATACAAACAAAACCGATCCAGGGACCATGCATATCGACATACCAGTTCCGAGCTTTGGGGACAAACATGGGAATGGAGGAGATGATCAAAGCCATGGTAACCTGcaaaccaaaaataaagtggGGTCTCCATTTACCTCTACAGTTACGATAAAGCCATTTTATAAAGGAACGaatgtttttgttggaaGTTTCAGTGATTGATGTTGTTTTAGAGATGGGcaataaagttttttttgcatCCTTTTCTTCATCCTCATTTGactcaatattattagattgTTGATCTAGCAACTGGTTTTCTTCATACTGTGGACGAATAACAACACCGGCACTATAGGAGCCTGGTTTGCCAGACATACCACCTTGGAAACCTTGTGATTCAGTAATGACACCAGTGGTAATGTCACCACTTGTACCAGTATAAAATCTTGTCAAATGTTCAATACTATTCCAAAATGTAAACCAGACGGTTTTCCCTCTTAGCCAGCCCTTAGCTTCTTTGGTTTTCCTATAGTTGAAAATATCTGAAATTTCACTCATCATGGTCACAACACGATAGCTGCATTCTTTGAAATTCATTAGAAacgatgataataaaaacatctCGTCGTTGGGTGTTAGAATATCATAATTGACATGAAGCAACTCCTCTGAAAACTTTTCCTCGAAATtctttactttttcttgtaattCGTTAATcaaattaacaaaatcCTTTTCATTATAATTCTTGATAAAAtctgatttatttttgtaaacaAATGAGCTGTCTCCAGCAtaagtatatatatcagATGTatgtattttatcaaaGGAAACATCATACGAATATGCCAATAATAACTTGATATAATATAGACATTTACTCAAATGTTCGTTCAATTCATTTATATTAGGTTTCAACCTAGACATAATATCCCTCAATTTTTCATAATCTGCGTATTTCATTTCTCTTTCAACATCAATATCATCCTGTGCTTTACCTAGAGAGATAAACTCTAATTGGCAAGCGTTAATTAAaccattaatatttaaggcaaagtatttgaaaatagtaATTACGGGATCTAACTGACTTGGTGAAACATAGGAGTATGAAATCTCATAAATACATTCCTTCAAAACCATATTACActgttgtatttttttttccaatgtatttttgtatttgaGCAAAGCACCCAAAGACATTGGTTCCTTGCCTGGATAATCGTCAGATTGATCATCAATTGAGGTGAAAAAGTAAACTGAATTGTCCACGGCTTTGTGTATATGGTTTAAACAATCGATGGTACTTGTACCTAAATAAGTGCTACCATATTCAGGAAATAAGACCACATTCCAAAATAACGCCATAGCAATACCAAGATAAAATGGGGTACTGTAAGCCTTGGAGATTTGGCCAGGGCCTTGGGTTAAAGAATCAGTAAAGGCAAAATGGACTACTAAAAAAGTTGGGAAAACTGTGGCAAAATAATGATGGTTAACAGATCTCATCCATCCATGGTAAAATAACATAACGCATTCAAAAAGCGCCAATATACCTAATGCGGCTTCGTAGTTTCTATAGTTTAGCTTGTATTGCTCTTTTTCCGTTAAAACGTTCCATGAAGAACCCAAACATCTTTGTGCAATGAACCTTCCTAATAGGGAGTAGGCGAGGCCTAGCAACAATCCAAATGAACATCTAAAGGTGTGTTGAATGGTGGCACTCAATCTCCTACCTGGATGAACGATAACTGAAATAAGGGGCAACATTGCTGGTTCGTCACCCAAAACATTTctaactttaaaaattagacaaaatataaaacaaacagTAGTATGAATAAtgcatttaaaaattctttgGGCTAGTATTCTATCGCATGGGAAATGGCGATTTTGATACTCTAGTATCGTTTGAAtccattttttcaaaaacataATGATGCTAGTGAGACAAGATTCAAGGCACCGTCTATCTAATATtggttgttattattattgttatagtagaagttaaaaaaaaaaaaaagaaaaaagaaaaaagaaaaaagaaaaaggaaagagaGAGACAAGTTTAGATGacttattttatattttcctGGGTATTTTTAGTTACAAGTgtacttatatataatagatattttattttttttaagttcaTAATTGAAATAGAATAATATATACGATTTTGATATGGGTtgatgtattttttttttttttttttgtatgattatattaaattatagtatatatatttaaccACAAGTTATTCTATATGTGGATATTACTCATCTCTCACCACCAACGCCAACTGCTGCAAACAATTGCAGGAGGTTACGCGAAGAGAGTGAGAAAATCTTGTTTATCATGGCCGGAAAATATCGGGTACAgcttattttatattttgtataaatcccagaaaaaagaaataaaaaagagaagctaaaaagaaaaagaaaaaagaaaaagaaaaaagaaaaagaaaaaagtttcgGAATTCCACAAGTACGAGGGCCGGAAAAACTAACCGGAcatcaaaacaaaacaaatggataaaaacatttctgttatatata is drawn from Saccharomycodes ludwigii strain NBRC 1722 chromosome V, whole genome shotgun sequence and contains these coding sequences:
- a CDS encoding uncharacterized protein (similar to Saccharomyces cerevisiae YGL140C | putative protein of unknown function) — translated: MFLKKWIQTILEYQNRHFPCDRILAQRIFKCIIHTTVCFIFCLIFKVRNVLGDEPAMLPLISVIVHPGRRLSATIQHTFRCSFGLLLGLAYSLLGRFIAQRCLGSSWNVLTEKEQYKLNYRNYEAALGILALFECVMLFYHGWMRSVNHHYFATVFPTFLVVHFAFTDSLTQGPGQISKAYSTPFYLGIAMALFWNVVLFPEYGSTYLGTSTIDCLNHIHKAVDNSVYFFTSIDDQSDDYPGKEPMSLGALLKYKNTLEKKIQQCNMVLKECIYEISYSYVSPSQLDPVITIFKYFALNINGLINACQLEFISLGKAQDDIDVEREMKYADYEKLRDIMSRLKPNINELNEHLSKCLYYIKLLLAYSYDVSFDKIHTSDIYTYAGDSSFVYKNKSDFIKNYNEKDFVNLINELQEKVKNFEEKFSEELLHVNYDILTPNDEMFLLSSFLMNFKECSYRVVTMMSEISDIFNYRKTKEAKGWLRGKTVWFTFWNSIEHLTRFYTGTSGDITTGVITESQGFQGGMSGKPGSYSAGVVIRPQYEENQLLDQQSNNIESNEDEEKDAKKTLLPISKTTSITETSNKNIRSFIKWLYRNCRGKWRPHFIFGLQVTMALIISSIPMFVPKARNWYVDMHGPWIGFVCILCMEPNVGGTFWVFFLRGVGVVVGSAWAYLSYVAGHCHHHDPYLETVIAAIGTIPGFYLFLATPYVKAAIILLISIYIVMLAAIIPGSIGGGILENFAKRCFAVGYGGGVALIVQVILFPVKARDQLNEELSFVGGCVAEMILLYASGLDGQTVRISITDERFERYLKLSTASKAALIRAEEYLELTRQEPRLKGNYTELKNVFTQVIFVERQIIDRLDNIVLLRKKYGSAIIEELNHITYPYRRQLIASMVCDIRAVQEGIINKSPLPQYLPSPRIAHRRLINKVREVLHKRYASALARFENDSKMLDKKNTEVSYNDSDNKEESDDDNEGIVIRSRKDKNKTSYLSPHDYVLKEKFLSWNASTAATEEIIEYMEELIELTKILVGVNEFKYGFLSRPLYVDWAADAVVGFDKFIKGGKLKKSNSFSNTTTTATTDGPNNELSSIINEDSESLPSSLSDAAVSRSNSSYAENPVPFNEGKTYHEDGINLARIASHKSDYSNNNNNNNNNNNNNNSDSNLGPRLRKRAFSIGSIDLSLNKIKTLGESIPITNSDASDDDLPLALKKIVSNKTKRKMDN